A region from the Rhodamnia argentea isolate NSW1041297 chromosome 7, ASM2092103v1, whole genome shotgun sequence genome encodes:
- the LOC115732783 gene encoding protein PIN-LIKES 6 produces MQSVLAMAAEAQVGGESLLATIKIAVLPIAKVFTMCFLGFLMASKYVNILPASGRKLLNGLVFSLLLPCLIFSQLGQAITLEKMIEWWFIPANVVLGTISGSLIGLAVAYIVRPPYPFFKFTIIQIGTGNIGNVPLVLIAALCRDKSNPFGDSERCSTDGTAYISFGQWVGAIILYTYVFNMLAPPPEGTFYIEETNLPVRDPPKDGAQIPKDGFPEQVPLLTDDDVQSNSNPQKNGKIKQMLVFLYEKLKLKQILQPPIIASILAMVLGVIPFFKKLIFTSDAPLFFFTDSCIILGEAMIPCILLALGGNLVDGPGSSKLGLRTTAAIIFARLLLVPPVGLGIVMLADKLGFLPAGDQMFRFVLLLQHSMPTSVLSGAVASLRGCGREAAAVLFWVHIFAIFSMAGWVTLYLNLLF; encoded by the exons ATGCAGAGCGTTTTGGCGATGGCGGCGGAAGCTCAGGTCGGGGGAGAGTCGCTTTTGGCGACCATCAAAATCGCAGTGCTCCCGATTGCGAAAGTGTTCACCATGTGCTTCTTGGGCTTTCTGATGGCTTCCAAGTATGTTAACATCTTGCCTGCGAGCGGGAGGAAATTACTGAACGGG CTGGTCTTTTCACTTCTGCTTCCATGTCTGATATTTTCTCAACTTGGACAAGCCATCACTTTGGAGAAAATGATCGAGTG GTGGTTCATTCCAGCTAATGTTGTTCTAGGAACCATATCAGGATCACTTATTGGTTTAGCCGTGGCGTATATTGTCCGGCCGCCTTACCCTTTTTTCAAGTTTACGATCATACAAATTGGAACAG GGAACATCGGCAACGTGCCACTTGTCCTGATTGCTGCATTGTGTCGGGATAAATCCAATCCATTTGGAGATTCAGAAAGATGTAGTACAGATGGGACGGCCTATATTTCTTTTGGGCAGTGG GTTGGAGCAATTATCTTGTACACATATGTTTTCAACATGTTGGCACCCCCTCCAGAAGGAACCTTTTATATTGAGGAAACAAATCTTCCCGTTAGAGACCCTCCAAAAGATGGTGCACAAATCCCAAAAGACGGTTTCCCCGAACAAGTTCCGCTGCTTACAGACGATGATGTGCAGTCAAATTCAAATCCTCAGAAGAATGGAAAG ATCAAGCAAATGCTTGTTTTCCTATATGAAAAGCTTAAGCTGAAGCAGATTCTTCAGCCTCCAATCATTGCTTCT ATCTTGGCCATGGTTCTTGGAGTGAttccatttttcaagaaattgatcTTCACATCTGATGCTCCACTTTTCTTCTTCACTGACAGTTGCATTATTCTTGG GGAGGCCATGATTCCATGTATCTTGTTGGCGTTGGGTGGCAACCTTGTTGATG GTCCCGGAAGTTCAAAACTCGGTCTACGTACTACGGCTGCAATTATCTTTGCACGTTTGCTTTTGGTGCCTCCAGTAGGTCTTGGTATTGTCATGCTTGCTGACAAACTGGGCTTCCTCCCAGCTGGTGATCAGATGTTTCGATTTGTCTTATTGCTGCAGCACTCAATGCCAACTTCAGTCCTGTCTG GTGCGGTTGCTAGCTTACGCGGCTGCGGTAGGGAGGCGGCAGCTGTCCTGTTCTGGGTCCACATATTTGCGATCTTCTCTATGGCTGGATGGGTCACTCTATATCTCAATCTGCTGTTCTGA